One Maribacter cobaltidurans genomic window carries:
- a CDS encoding DNA-3-methyladenine glycosylase I encodes MNQNKLKRCGWCLGDSLYEAYHDTEWGVPVKDDSSLFEFLILETFQAGLSWITILRKRENFRAAFDNFDYKKIAAYKQEKINALLKNEGIIRNKLKVNATVSNATAFMEIQKEFGSFSKYFWAFVDDSPIKNSISHYKDAPGNTPLSDIISKDLKKRGFKFVGSTVVYAMMQATGMVNDHETSCFRYEEV; translated from the coding sequence TTGAACCAAAATAAATTAAAACGTTGTGGCTGGTGCTTAGGTGATTCCCTTTACGAGGCATATCATGATACGGAATGGGGCGTACCCGTAAAAGACGACTCAAGCCTATTCGAATTCCTGATCTTGGAAACCTTTCAAGCCGGGTTAAGCTGGATAACTATCCTAAGAAAACGGGAAAATTTTAGGGCTGCCTTTGACAATTTCGACTACAAAAAAATTGCCGCCTACAAGCAAGAAAAAATTAACGCTCTTTTAAAGAACGAGGGGATAATCAGAAATAAGCTAAAGGTAAACGCAACGGTATCAAACGCCACTGCCTTTATGGAAATTCAAAAAGAATTTGGAAGTTTTAGCAAATACTTCTGGGCGTTTGTTGATGATTCCCCCATTAAAAACAGCATTTCCCACTACAAGGATGCTCCCGGAAACACCCCACTTTCGGACATAATCAGTAAAGACTTAAAAAAGAGAGGCTTCAAATTTGTGGGCAGTACCGTAGTCTATGCCATGATGCAGGCCACGGGGATGGTGAACGATCATGAAACAAGTTGTTTTAGATATGAAGAAGTATAG
- a CDS encoding TetR/AcrR family transcriptional regulator, translated as MEELFQGVKIRVNDKLYVKDPESSELGKSIVKMSIVMMGELGFEKFNFRKLGERIGSNESSIYRYFENKHKLLLYLTSWYWGWMEYQLVFATHNIPEPTEKLTKAIYMITREITEDSNFSHINEVLLNRIVINEYSKSYLTKEVDEEDKEGYFASYKRLARRLSEMIKQFNPNYKYPSSLASTILGGALHQHFLKDHFSSMTECGGEVTPTEYLTNLVFNVLNQNLNG; from the coding sequence ATGGAAGAACTCTTTCAAGGCGTAAAAATCCGCGTAAACGATAAATTGTATGTTAAAGATCCGGAATCTTCAGAACTGGGAAAGTCTATTGTAAAGATGAGCATTGTTATGATGGGGGAGCTAGGTTTTGAGAAGTTTAATTTTAGAAAATTAGGTGAAAGAATTGGATCCAATGAAAGTTCCATTTATCGTTATTTTGAGAACAAACACAAACTCTTACTATACTTAACTTCTTGGTATTGGGGCTGGATGGAGTATCAACTTGTTTTTGCCACACATAATATTCCCGAACCCACTGAAAAATTGACCAAGGCCATATATATGATTACTAGGGAAATTACCGAGGATTCCAATTTTTCCCATATCAATGAAGTTTTGCTGAATAGAATCGTCATCAATGAATACTCCAAATCTTATCTTACCAAGGAAGTGGACGAAGAAGATAAGGAAGGGTATTTTGCCAGTTACAAACGATTGGCGCGCAGGTTAAGCGAGATGATAAAACAGTTCAATCCAAACTATAAATATCCTTCCAGTTTAGCAAGTACAATCTTAGGTGGTGCGTTGCACCAACATTTTCTCAAGGACCATTTTTCGTCCATGACGGAATGTGGAGGGGAGGTCACTCCTACTGAATATTTGACCAATCTTGTTTTCAATGTACTAAATCAAAACCTTAATGGCTAA
- a CDS encoding peptidase domain-containing ABC transporter, producing MAKTVLTTWQRLIGMLRLDKRDVFQIFYYAIFAGLVSLSLPLGIQAIINLIQGAQISTSWIVLVVLVTLGVVFVGILQLMQIRIIENLQQKIFTRASFEFAYRFPKIKMSELYNYYPPELANRFFDTLTIQKSLSKVLIDFPSALLQIIFGLLLLSFYHPFFIIYGILLLGLIYIVFKFTAKKGLDTSLEESKNKYKVAHWIQEVARSIVSFKLSGKTSHAINKNDRLVSEYLDARESHFRILVIQYAQMIGFKVLVTAGLLLIGGLLVLNQEMNIGQFVAAEIIILLVINSVEKLILGLETFYDLLTSLEKMGQVVDKELESQEGERPFAEGESFTIELEDVHYRLPDTGKGVLNGINLKITPQSIVHLKGGRNSGRTSFLRVVAGILEPDSGGVYVNNASLKGMNLNYYRAHIGQSLLEESPFEGTILDNITFGDKSISQEQIYWALNNVGLTSFVKEQPHGLQTIIYPEGKQIPYTISKRIVLARSIVNKPKLLVLKDPLDQIARDEAEKIIQFLTDPGNGWALLVVSESDLWSKYCNGVVTLEKGKVVNEKYK from the coding sequence ATGGCTAAAACAGTATTGACCACTTGGCAACGGCTTATTGGCATGTTGCGTTTGGATAAGCGTGATGTTTTTCAAATTTTCTATTATGCCATTTTTGCAGGCCTTGTGAGTCTATCGCTACCCTTGGGTATACAGGCGATAATCAATCTTATACAGGGTGCCCAAATAAGTACTTCATGGATTGTACTTGTAGTCCTTGTAACCTTGGGGGTTGTCTTCGTTGGAATATTGCAACTCATGCAAATAAGAATCATCGAAAACCTTCAGCAAAAAATATTTACAAGGGCTTCCTTTGAATTTGCCTACAGATTTCCCAAAATAAAGATGAGCGAACTTTACAATTACTATCCACCGGAGTTGGCCAATCGTTTTTTTGATACCTTGACGATACAAAAGTCACTTTCCAAGGTTTTGATAGACTTTCCGTCGGCCCTCCTTCAGATTATCTTTGGGTTGCTATTGCTCTCCTTTTATCATCCTTTTTTTATTATTTACGGTATTCTATTATTGGGGCTCATTTACATCGTGTTCAAGTTTACCGCTAAAAAAGGCCTGGATACCAGTTTGGAGGAATCCAAAAACAAGTATAAGGTAGCACATTGGATTCAGGAGGTTGCCAGATCTATTGTAAGCTTTAAGCTCTCTGGTAAAACTTCCCATGCCATCAATAAAAATGACAGGCTGGTTTCGGAGTACTTGGATGCTAGGGAAAGCCATTTTAGAATTTTGGTGATTCAATACGCCCAGATGATTGGGTTTAAGGTATTGGTAACTGCTGGATTGCTCTTGATTGGAGGATTACTGGTATTGAACCAGGAGATGAACATAGGTCAGTTTGTGGCCGCTGAAATCATTATTCTATTGGTTATAAATTCAGTCGAAAAATTAATATTGGGACTGGAGACATTTTATGACCTCCTTACTTCTTTGGAAAAAATGGGACAGGTTGTAGATAAGGAATTGGAGTCGCAGGAAGGAGAGAGACCATTTGCTGAAGGCGAAAGCTTCACCATAGAACTGGAGGATGTTCATTACCGTCTGCCCGACACCGGAAAAGGTGTACTTAACGGTATTAATTTAAAAATTACCCCACAAAGCATTGTTCATCTCAAAGGAGGACGTAATTCCGGTAGAACTAGTTTCCTTAGGGTGGTGGCTGGAATTTTGGAACCGGATTCCGGCGGTGTATACGTGAACAATGCCTCCTTAAAGGGCATGAACCTAAATTATTATCGTGCCCATATTGGGCAATCATTGCTGGAGGAATCCCCTTTTGAGGGAACAATTCTGGACAATATTACTTTTGGTGACAAATCTATTTCACAGGAACAAATCTATTGGGCATTAAACAATGTTGGGCTCACCAGTTTTGTAAAGGAACAGCCCCATGGGCTTCAGACTATTATTTACCCTGAAGGGAAACAGATACCTTACACCATATCCAAAAGAATCGTATTGGCTAGAAGTATAGTCAACAAACCAAAACTACTCGTGCTCAAAGACCCATTGGATCAAATAGCTAGGGACGAAGCTGAAAAAATAATCCAGTTTTTAACAGATCCCGGTAACGGTTGGGCCCTTTTGGTCGTTAGCGAAAGCGACTTGTGGTCCAAATACTGTAATGGGGTGGTTACCTTGGAAAAAGGTAAGGTTGTTAACGAAAAATATAAGTAA
- a CDS encoding HlyD family secretion protein, whose amino-acid sequence MLNISYNKLNQKVSIEHFDSVKKVFHQRHYKHFNRFLLAFALIGVIILFLPWTQNISGSGSVTTLTPDQRPQTIQSPIPGKIEKWFVREGDYVEKGDTILFISEIKNEYFDPRLVERTGNQLKAKEASVNSYQGKVKALNVQIAALINERKLKLQQAQNKLMQAKLKVQSDSIDLEAAKTNILIAQRQFNRTEQLESEGLKAVTDVEEKRMKLQEAQAKLISQENKLLAAKNEVINSEVEINRVQAEYTDKVSKAQSEMFTAQSNQFDSEAQVNKLESEVTNYEIRNDLYYIRAPQNGFINKAIQAGIGETFKEGDRLVGIMPSDYEVAVETFVDPIDLPLIHLGEKIRIQFDGWPVIVFSGWPNVSYGTYGGKVVAIETFISPNGKYRVLVAPDEEDHQWPEAIRVGSGVRTIALLEDVPIWFELWRQLNGFPPNYYQPQGAQAEPVKK is encoded by the coding sequence ATGTTGAATATCTCATACAATAAACTAAACCAAAAAGTTTCCATAGAGCACTTTGACTCCGTGAAAAAGGTTTTTCATCAAAGGCATTACAAGCACTTTAATAGGTTTCTTCTTGCGTTCGCACTTATTGGGGTGATCATCCTTTTTTTGCCATGGACTCAAAATATTTCTGGATCGGGCTCCGTAACGACATTGACTCCGGATCAACGTCCCCAGACAATTCAATCCCCTATTCCAGGTAAAATCGAGAAGTGGTTCGTAAGAGAGGGAGACTATGTAGAAAAAGGGGATACCATACTTTTTATTTCGGAAATTAAAAATGAATATTTTGATCCGAGATTGGTCGAAAGAACCGGTAATCAGCTTAAAGCTAAGGAGGCCTCGGTAAATTCATACCAAGGTAAGGTTAAGGCGTTAAACGTTCAAATAGCGGCACTGATCAATGAACGAAAATTGAAATTACAGCAAGCACAAAATAAATTGATGCAGGCCAAATTGAAGGTGCAGAGCGATAGTATCGACCTTGAAGCGGCCAAGACGAATATTCTAATAGCCCAAAGACAGTTTAATCGTACTGAGCAACTGGAAAGTGAAGGGTTAAAGGCAGTTACCGATGTTGAAGAGAAACGAATGAAACTCCAAGAGGCACAGGCAAAATTGATATCCCAGGAAAATAAACTTTTGGCGGCCAAGAACGAGGTCATCAATTCCGAGGTGGAAATCAATAGGGTGCAGGCAGAGTATACAGATAAGGTCTCAAAGGCCCAAAGTGAAATGTTTACAGCACAGTCCAATCAATTTGATTCTGAGGCACAGGTCAATAAATTGGAGAGTGAAGTGACCAATTACGAAATACGGAACGATTTATATTATATCCGTGCACCACAAAATGGTTTTATTAACAAGGCCATTCAGGCAGGTATCGGGGAAACCTTTAAGGAAGGCGATCGTTTGGTAGGCATAATGCCTTCAGATTATGAGGTAGCGGTAGAGACCTTCGTAGACCCCATAGATTTGCCCTTAATTCATTTGGGAGAAAAAATCAGGATTCAGTTCGATGGCTGGCCCGTAATTGTTTTTAGCGGATGGCCCAACGTATCCTATGGAACTTATGGTGGTAAAGTGGTAGCTATAGAAACCTTTATAAGTCCTAACGGAAAATATCGCGTGCTCGTGGCCCCGGACGAGGAGGACCATCAATGGCCCGAAGCTATTAGGGTTGGGTCTGGAGTAAGGACAATTGCTTTATTGGAGGATGTTCCCATTTGGTTTGAGCTATGGAGACAGTTAAATGGATTCCCTCCAAACTATTACCAACCACAGGGAGCACAAGCTGAACCGGTCAAAAAATAG
- a CDS encoding TolC family protein, with the protein MNKYFFLSLLFCSCFLVSGQQTDTLVLKFNEYLGYVKRFHPIAKQAELALSTGQANLLKARGGFDPKIDVDYERKDFKGTEYYDRLNATFKIPTWYGIELKGNFEQNEGAYINSDESVPEDGLYSAGVSLSLGRGSWINERMATLKRAKFFREQSKADRDLLVNQILFDASLAYFDWLQAYRNSKVYSDFLENAQTRFVGIRTSALAGDIAAIDTVEAKIAVQNRALELEQARVNLVNKSMELSNFLWLGENIPVNLQPNVVPEENLDMEIDQTFEILGKPLDSFSLENHPKLKSLGFKVDGLIVDKRLKTNKLLPTIDVEYNLLTETPEFINSFQTEYYKGGVTFQLPLFLRKERGDLKLAKIKLMDAQLEFDNAEVAIQNKVTAIYNELDSFENQNQLIRDIVTNYQSMLTAEERKFSFGESSLFLINSRESKLIDAILKQNAVQNKYYTAKAKLFNSLAVNPENL; encoded by the coding sequence ATGAACAAGTATTTTTTTCTGAGCCTGCTATTTTGTAGTTGTTTTTTGGTTAGCGGTCAACAGACCGATACATTGGTCCTTAAATTCAATGAATACCTTGGCTATGTAAAAAGGTTCCATCCCATTGCAAAGCAGGCAGAACTGGCTCTTAGTACTGGGCAGGCAAATTTGCTCAAGGCCAGAGGAGGCTTTGATCCAAAAATAGATGTGGATTATGAGCGTAAGGATTTTAAGGGAACAGAGTACTATGACCGGCTTAATGCCACGTTTAAGATTCCTACATGGTACGGTATAGAGCTAAAGGGGAACTTTGAGCAAAATGAAGGAGCTTACATTAATTCTGATGAATCGGTTCCTGAGGATGGGCTCTATAGTGCAGGGGTATCTTTGTCTTTGGGGCGGGGTTCTTGGATCAATGAACGCATGGCGACGCTAAAAAGAGCCAAGTTCTTTAGGGAACAGAGTAAGGCCGACCGGGATTTATTGGTAAACCAGATTTTATTTGATGCTTCCTTGGCCTATTTCGATTGGTTACAGGCGTATAGAAATAGTAAGGTGTATTCGGATTTCCTAGAAAATGCGCAAACACGCTTTGTGGGAATTCGTACAAGTGCCTTGGCAGGAGATATAGCAGCTATAGATACCGTAGAGGCCAAAATTGCCGTTCAAAACCGGGCCCTTGAATTGGAACAGGCAAGGGTTAATCTGGTAAACAAATCCATGGAACTATCCAATTTCCTATGGTTAGGTGAGAATATTCCGGTGAATTTGCAACCCAATGTAGTTCCAGAGGAAAATCTGGATATGGAGATAGATCAAACCTTTGAAATATTGGGCAAACCTTTGGACAGTTTCTCCTTGGAAAACCATCCAAAGCTGAAAAGTCTTGGTTTTAAGGTGGACGGACTCATTGTGGATAAAAGGCTAAAGACGAACAAACTTCTTCCTACCATCGATGTTGAGTATAATTTGCTTACAGAAACTCCGGAATTTATAAATTCCTTTCAAACGGAGTATTATAAGGGAGGAGTCACCTTTCAGTTGCCGTTGTTCTTAAGGAAGGAAAGAGGGGATTTGAAATTGGCAAAAATAAAATTGATGGACGCCCAGCTGGAATTTGACAATGCAGAGGTTGCTATTCAAAATAAGGTAACGGCTATCTATAATGAATTGGATTCTTTTGAAAATCAGAACCAATTGATTCGGGATATTGTTACAAACTATCAGAGCATGTTGACCGCCGAGGAACGAAAATTCAGTTTTGGCGAAAGTTCCCTCTTCCTTATCAATTCCAGGGAAAGCAAACTCATAGATGCAATATTGAAGCAGAATGCCGTCCAGAACAAATATTATACGGCCAAGGCAAAGCTTTTTAATAGTCTTGCCGTGAACCCGGAAAATTTATAA
- a CDS encoding YitT family protein gives MKKDKNERSVDIKLIILDTFFMVSGIFLAAFGLESFLLPNKFIDGGATGISLLIAETAKVPLYLLIIMVNIPFIVLGYKVIGKLFALKTAIAILGLALVLVFVDFPEITKDKLLVSVFGGFFLGAGIGLSVRGGGVLDGTEVLAIYLSRKLGTTIGDIIILINILVFLGAAYLLSIETALYSMLTYLSASKTLDFVIEGIEEYTGVTIVSDESEEIRSMIIEKLGRGLTLYKAKGGYGRHGEHTEYDVIYTVITRLEIRRLNIEINKIDPKAFVVMSKINDTRGGMIKKRSIK, from the coding sequence ATGAAGAAAGACAAGAATGAAAGGTCTGTGGACATTAAGCTGATTATCTTGGACACCTTTTTCATGGTTTCTGGAATTTTCTTGGCTGCCTTTGGTTTAGAAAGTTTTCTGCTGCCAAATAAATTTATTGATGGCGGAGCCACGGGAATATCTTTACTTATTGCGGAGACCGCGAAAGTACCGTTGTACCTACTCATCATAATGGTGAATATTCCATTTATAGTACTTGGATACAAGGTTATAGGCAAATTGTTCGCTTTAAAAACCGCTATAGCTATTCTTGGTTTGGCACTTGTATTGGTCTTTGTCGATTTCCCGGAGATTACAAAAGATAAGTTATTGGTTTCCGTTTTTGGTGGGTTTTTCTTGGGTGCGGGTATCGGTCTTTCCGTTAGAGGGGGAGGTGTATTGGATGGTACCGAGGTGTTGGCTATTTATTTGAGCAGAAAACTGGGAACCACAATTGGGGACATTATTATCCTAATAAATATTTTGGTCTTCTTGGGAGCAGCATATCTTTTATCCATTGAAACGGCATTATATTCCATGTTGACGTATTTGTCTGCATCCAAAACATTGGACTTTGTAATCGAGGGTATTGAGGAATATACCGGGGTGACGATTGTTTCCGACGAAAGCGAGGAAATAAGGTCCATGATTATAGAAAAGTTGGGTCGAGGATTAACACTTTACAAGGCAAAAGGAGGTTATGGAAGACATGGTGAACATACCGAATATGATGTAATTTATACGGTTATAACACGATTAGAAATTCGCCGACTTAATATAGAAATCAATAAGATAGACCCAAAAGCATTTGTGGTAATGAGTAAGATCAACGATACTCGAGGGGGTATGATTAAGAAGCGAAGCATAAAATGA
- a CDS encoding thioredoxin family protein, protein MDVTTKISLTQALSNAISYHQYLNLVKIMAIEGKSTGNDTSEAYVNYTKLNAKRMQRWDKTLRFDDEVINKIKSVYVKVNWLVLTESWCGDASPALPVMNKISELNPNITLKVVIRDEHPELMRHFLTNGAMSIPKLIQLEPETQRVLGTWGPRSTKATHLVDAFKKEHGALTAEFRESLQIWYNKDKGQSILQDLLNLLSLE, encoded by the coding sequence ATGGACGTTACTACGAAAATTTCTCTGACTCAAGCTTTATCGAATGCCATTTCTTATCACCAATATTTAAATCTGGTAAAAATCATGGCAATAGAAGGGAAGTCTACAGGTAATGATACTTCAGAAGCCTATGTGAACTATACTAAGTTGAATGCCAAGAGAATGCAGCGATGGGATAAGACACTAAGGTTTGATGACGAGGTAATCAATAAGATAAAATCAGTTTACGTAAAAGTAAATTGGTTGGTTTTGACTGAAAGTTGGTGTGGGGATGCCTCACCAGCCTTACCCGTAATGAATAAGATAAGCGAGCTTAATCCCAATATAACGTTAAAGGTTGTTATTAGGGATGAACATCCGGAACTTATGCGCCATTTTTTAACGAACGGTGCAATGTCCATTCCTAAGCTTATACAGCTTGAACCGGAAACTCAAAGGGTTTTAGGAACTTGGGGTCCCCGTTCAACAAAAGCGACCCATTTGGTGGATGCCTTTAAAAAAGAGCATGGAGCCCTAACAGCGGAGTTTAGGGAAAGTCTTCAAATTTGGTATAATAAGGATAAGGGGCAGAGTATACTGCAAGACTTATTAAACTTACTTTCCTTGGAATAA
- the truB gene encoding tRNA pseudouridine(55) synthase TruB: MEALTKDDFLNGQVLLIDKPLGWSSFQAVNKLKWAIRKRFGLKKIKIGHAGTLDPLATGLLIICTGKFTKKIPDYQGQTKEYTGTITLGSTTPSFDLETEISECFPTAHITEDLITRTTSQFIGEIEQAPPVFSAIKKDGKRLYEYAREGKEVSVKKRKVLINSFEITDVRLPEVDFLISCSKGTYIRSIAHDFGKALDSGGHLSKLRRTKIGDFNVNIAQDPEVFSERMLQK, translated from the coding sequence ATGGAAGCATTGACCAAGGATGATTTTTTGAATGGTCAAGTATTACTAATCGATAAGCCCCTAGGTTGGTCTTCTTTCCAGGCCGTGAACAAACTAAAATGGGCGATCAGAAAAAGATTCGGACTTAAAAAGATAAAAATAGGCCATGCCGGAACACTCGATCCGTTGGCCACCGGTCTTTTAATTATATGCACCGGAAAATTCACAAAAAAAATCCCGGACTATCAAGGTCAGACCAAAGAATATACGGGCACAATTACTTTGGGCAGCACTACGCCCTCCTTTGATTTGGAAACCGAAATAAGCGAATGTTTCCCTACAGCACATATTACCGAAGACCTAATCACTAGAACCACATCTCAATTTATAGGGGAAATTGAGCAGGCCCCTCCGGTCTTTTCAGCCATTAAAAAAGATGGAAAGCGCTTGTACGAGTATGCCAGGGAAGGCAAGGAGGTCTCCGTTAAAAAAAGGAAAGTGCTTATTAATTCCTTTGAAATAACCGATGTTAGACTCCCCGAAGTAGATTTTTTAATCTCCTGTAGCAAAGGAACTTATATACGTTCCATTGCCCACGATTTTGGAAAGGCCCTAGATTCGGGCGGGCATCTATCCAAGCTCAGAAGAACCAAAATAGGTGATTTTAACGTAAATATAGCCCAAGACCCTGAGGTCTTTTCGGAACGAATGTTGCAGAAATAG
- a CDS encoding undecaprenyl-diphosphate phosphatase, with product MDIIDAIILGIVQGLTEFLPVSSSGHLELGKAILGDNSVPEESLLFTVILHFATALSTIVVFRKDIWEIIRGLFQFKWNEESQFTVKIIVSMLPAVFVGLFFEKQLEAFFGGNVMFVGFMLLITAVLLYFADKAKDTGKKVGFGSALIIGISQAIAMLPGISRSGATISTSVLLGVDKSKSARFSFLMVVPLIFGKIAKDLIGGELNFNGENNMAMGAGFLAAFIAGLVACTWMIQLVRKSKLSYFAIYCLVVGLIAILFGVTNS from the coding sequence TTGGATATCATTGATGCAATTATTCTCGGAATAGTTCAAGGACTGACCGAGTTCCTACCCGTTTCCTCAAGCGGACATCTAGAATTGGGCAAGGCTATTTTGGGAGACAACTCCGTTCCCGAGGAAAGTTTGTTATTTACCGTGATTTTACATTTTGCTACCGCATTAAGTACCATTGTGGTCTTCAGAAAGGATATTTGGGAGATTATAAGGGGGCTATTCCAATTTAAATGGAACGAGGAAAGCCAATTCACTGTCAAGATCATCGTTTCCATGTTACCGGCCGTTTTTGTGGGCCTATTTTTTGAGAAGCAGTTGGAAGCCTTTTTTGGGGGGAATGTCATGTTCGTTGGTTTTATGTTGCTGATTACTGCGGTACTCTTATATTTTGCCGATAAAGCAAAGGATACGGGTAAAAAGGTAGGTTTTGGAAGTGCATTGATCATTGGTATCTCACAGGCCATTGCCATGCTACCAGGTATATCCCGAAGCGGGGCCACTATTTCGACTTCCGTCTTATTGGGCGTAGACAAATCAAAATCCGCACGTTTTTCCTTTTTAATGGTAGTACCTCTTATTTTTGGTAAGATTGCAAAGGACCTTATTGGAGGAGAACTCAATTTTAATGGCGAAAACAATATGGCCATGGGTGCAGGTTTTTTGGCGGCCTTCATTGCAGGATTGGTCGCTTGCACCTGGATGATACAACTTGTTCGCAAAAGCAAACTTTCTTATTTTGCTATCTATTGTCTAGTCGTTGGTTTAATCGCCATACTATTTGGTGTGACCAATTCTTAA
- a CDS encoding DUF3098 domain-containing protein, producing MSKKNKVEQSPKHEFIFQKKNYLFMFIGLACMSLGFILMSGGGSDDPNVFNPEIFNFRRIRLAPTLVLIGLGIEVYAILLNPHKKKA from the coding sequence ATGAGCAAAAAGAACAAAGTTGAACAAAGCCCAAAACATGAATTTATTTTTCAAAAGAAAAATTACCTTTTCATGTTCATAGGATTGGCGTGTATGTCATTGGGCTTTATCTTGATGAGCGGCGGAGGTAGCGATGACCCTAATGTCTTTAACCCGGAAATCTTCAACTTTAGAAGGATACGGTTGGCACCTACCCTGGTTTTAATCGGACTGGGAATAGAGGTCTATGCCATTCTTTTGAATCCACATAAAAAGAAAGCATAA